One part of the Francisella adeliensis genome encodes these proteins:
- the lepA gene encoding translation elongation factor 4: MKHIRNFSVIAHIDHGKSTLSDRFIQVCNGLTEREMKEQVLDSMDIERERGITIKAQSVTLDYTARDGETYQLNFIDTPGHVDFSYEVSRSLAACEGALLVVDAAQGVEAQTVANCYTAIDQELEVIPILNKIDLPSADPEKVAEEIEEIIGIDATGATTCSAKTGLGVEDVLETIVEKVPAPTGDVDAKLQALIIDSWFDNYLGVVSLVRIKNGTLKKGEKFKVMSTGVSHQVDRLGVFTPKMKDLNHLKAGEVGFVISGIKDIHGAPVGDTLTHTHNPTDTVVPGFKKVQPQVYAGMFTISSDDYPDFREALEKLSLNDASLFFEPEVSQALGFGFRCGFLGMLHMEIIQERLEREYNLDLITSAPTVVYEAIKKDGEKVIVDNPAKLPDPGAIDKILEPIVRANILVPKDHVGSVITLCIEKRGTQVDMNYMGNQVSITYDMPMIEVVSDFFDTLKSVTKGYGSLDYELNRYQEGDMVRLDVLINGDKVDALASIVHKDQAKYKGRDLVERLKELIPRQMFEVAIQATIGGTIVARSTVKALRKNVIAKCYGGDVSRKKKLLEKQKEGKKRMKNIGSVEIPQEAFLSVLKK; the protein is encoded by the coding sequence ATGAAACATATTAGAAACTTTTCTGTAATTGCACATATTGACCATGGTAAATCGACTCTTTCTGATCGATTCATCCAAGTTTGTAATGGCTTAACTGAACGAGAAATGAAAGAGCAAGTACTTGATTCGATGGATATTGAAAGAGAAAGAGGTATCACTATCAAGGCTCAGTCTGTAACATTAGATTACACAGCTCGTGATGGTGAAACTTATCAACTTAACTTTATTGATACTCCAGGTCATGTGGATTTCTCTTATGAAGTATCGCGTTCTTTAGCTGCTTGTGAGGGTGCATTGCTAGTTGTGGATGCTGCACAAGGTGTAGAGGCTCAAACTGTAGCAAACTGCTATACTGCGATTGACCAAGAGCTAGAAGTTATTCCTATCTTAAATAAAATTGACCTACCCTCTGCAGATCCAGAAAAAGTAGCTGAAGAGATTGAAGAGATAATCGGCATTGACGCTACAGGTGCGACTACTTGTAGTGCTAAGACTGGTTTAGGTGTCGAAGATGTATTAGAAACTATCGTAGAAAAAGTACCTGCTCCAACTGGTGATGTAGATGCTAAGCTTCAAGCTTTGATTATTGATTCATGGTTTGATAACTACTTAGGTGTAGTTTCACTTGTGCGAATCAAGAATGGTACGCTTAAAAAAGGCGAGAAATTTAAAGTAATGTCTACAGGTGTATCTCATCAAGTGGATAGGCTTGGGGTATTTACTCCTAAGATGAAAGATTTAAACCATTTAAAAGCTGGTGAAGTTGGCTTTGTGATTTCTGGTATTAAAGATATTCACGGTGCTCCGGTGGGCGATACTCTGACTCATACTCATAACCCCACAGATACTGTAGTTCCAGGATTCAAGAAAGTACAACCGCAAGTTTATGCTGGTATGTTTACTATTAGCTCAGATGATTATCCTGACTTTAGAGAAGCGTTAGAAAAGCTAAGCTTAAATGATGCTTCTTTATTTTTTGAGCCAGAAGTTTCTCAAGCATTAGGTTTTGGTTTTAGATGTGGTTTCTTAGGGATGCTTCATATGGAGATTATCCAAGAGCGACTAGAGAGAGAGTATAACCTTGACCTTATTACATCAGCTCCTACTGTAGTTTATGAAGCCATCAAAAAAGACGGCGAAAAAGTAATTGTAGATAACCCTGCTAAACTGCCAGATCCAGGTGCTATTGATAAAATCCTAGAACCAATTGTGCGTGCAAATATTCTTGTGCCAAAAGATCATGTCGGTAGTGTGATAACTCTTTGTATCGAAAAGCGTGGTACTCAGGTAGATATGAACTACATGGGTAACCAAGTATCTATTACTTACGATATGCCAATGATTGAAGTAGTATCAGATTTCTTTGATACGCTTAAATCTGTAACTAAAGGCTACGGTTCTCTTGATTATGAGTTAAATCGTTATCAAGAAGGTGATATGGTGCGTCTTGATGTGCTTATTAATGGTGATAAAGTTGATGCTTTAGCTAGTATAGTTCATAAAGACCAAGCAAAGTACAAAGGTCGTGATTTGGTTGAGAGACTAAAAGAGCTTATTCCTAGACAGATGTTTGAAGTTGCAATCCAAGCTACTATTGGTGGTACGATTGTTGCAAGAAGTACTGTAAAAGCTTTGCGTAAGAATGTAATTGCAAAATGCTACGGTGGCGATGTTTCACGTAAGAAAAAACTTCTTGAGAAGCAAAAAGAAGGTAAAAAGCGTATGAAGAATATCGGTTCTGTAGAGATTCCACAAGAAGCATTTTTGTCTGTGTTGAAAAAATAA
- the htpG gene encoding molecular chaperone HtpG produces the protein MSKKNYTFETEVDKLLHLVIHSLYSNRDIFLRELVSNGSDAIEKLRYESIANADLNEGDADYAIKVDFDKDAKTITVSDNGIGMTEEEVIENLGTIAKSGTKKFLENLTGDKNKDSDLIGQFGVGFYSSFIVADKVTVRTRKAGQAKDQATKWVSSAEKDFTIETISKEQRGTEITLHLKKESEDLLDHNALKGLVNKYSDCINTPVEMKKVETDDKGEQTITDEYEVVNNTKAIWLRSKEEISDDEYNEFYKYISHDFNNALTWSHNKVEGNLEYNSLLFIPENKPFDFWNRDKDYGLSLYVRRVFIMENKELLPPYLRFVKGVVDSADLPLNVSREILQHNKVIDKIRKATTSKVLSELTKLAKKDNDKYQKFWDNFGQVLKEGVSEDSGNKEKIAGLLRFTTTESTDAKQTVSLADYISRMKEEQDTIYYITADSYKAALNNPQLEVFKKKGIEVILMTDRVDEWMMSSLSEFDGKHMKSIIKGDIDLDKFETEETKEKFEKETKDFEKILADIKESLKDKVEDVRLSKRLTDSPSCVVVNDYGMSLNMQKMMEEAGQNFMPGMGMKPILELNAEHHLVQKLKDEADTEVFGDLSELLLMQAMFVEGAKIEDPMSFVKLVNKYIK, from the coding sequence ATGTCTAAGAAAAATTATACATTTGAAACAGAAGTAGATAAGTTATTACACCTAGTGATTCATTCACTATATTCAAACAGAGATATTTTCTTGCGTGAGCTAGTATCTAACGGCTCAGATGCTATCGAAAAACTAAGATACGAATCTATAGCAAATGCTGATTTAAACGAAGGTGATGCTGATTATGCAATCAAAGTTGATTTTGATAAAGATGCAAAAACTATAACTGTTAGCGATAATGGTATCGGTATGACTGAAGAAGAGGTTATCGAAAACCTTGGTACTATTGCAAAATCAGGTACTAAAAAATTCCTAGAAAACCTGACTGGTGATAAAAACAAAGATAGCGATCTAATCGGTCAATTTGGTGTTGGTTTTTACTCATCATTTATTGTAGCTGATAAAGTTACAGTAAGAACTAGAAAAGCAGGCCAAGCTAAAGATCAAGCTACAAAATGGGTTTCTTCTGCAGAAAAAGATTTCACAATCGAAACTATCTCAAAAGAGCAACGCGGTACAGAAATAACTCTACACCTTAAAAAAGAAAGCGAAGATCTTTTAGATCACAATGCTTTAAAAGGTTTAGTAAACAAATATTCTGACTGTATAAATACACCAGTTGAGATGAAAAAAGTTGAAACTGATGACAAAGGTGAGCAAACAATTACTGATGAATACGAAGTTGTAAACAATACTAAAGCTATTTGGTTAAGATCAAAAGAAGAGATTAGTGATGATGAGTACAATGAATTTTATAAGTACATCTCTCATGACTTCAACAATGCTCTAACTTGGTCACATAATAAAGTTGAGGGTAATCTTGAATACAACAGCTTACTATTCATCCCAGAAAATAAGCCTTTTGACTTCTGGAATAGAGATAAAGATTATGGTTTATCTTTATATGTGCGTAGAGTATTTATTATGGAAAATAAAGAACTTCTTCCTCCATACCTAAGATTTGTAAAAGGTGTTGTTGATTCTGCTGATTTACCATTGAATGTATCGCGTGAAATATTACAACATAATAAAGTTATCGACAAAATTAGAAAAGCTACAACATCAAAAGTTTTAAGTGAACTTACTAAGCTAGCTAAAAAAGATAACGATAAATACCAAAAATTCTGGGATAACTTTGGTCAAGTACTTAAAGAAGGTGTATCTGAAGATTCTGGTAATAAAGAAAAAATCGCTGGATTATTAAGATTTACAACTACAGAGAGTACTGATGCTAAGCAAACAGTTTCTTTAGCAGACTATATCTCTCGTATGAAAGAAGAGCAGGATACTATCTACTACATCACAGCAGATAGCTATAAAGCAGCTTTAAACAACCCTCAGCTTGAAGTCTTCAAGAAAAAAGGTATCGAAGTAATCTTGATGACAGATAGAGTGGATGAGTGGATGATGTCTTCATTATCAGAGTTTGATGGCAAACACATGAAATCTATCATCAAAGGCGATATTGATCTTGATAAATTTGAAACTGAAGAAACTAAAGAGAAGTTTGAAAAAGAAACTAAAGATTTTGAAAAAATCTTAGCAGATATTAAAGAGTCTCTAAAAGACAAAGTTGAAGATGTAAGACTTTCTAAGCGTCTTACTGACTCACCAAGTTGCGTAGTTGTAAATGACTATGGTATGAGCTTAAACATGCAAAAAATGATGGAAGAAGCTGGTCAAAACTTTATGCCTGGCATGGGTATGAAGCCAATTCTTGAACTAAATGCTGAACATCACTTAGTACAGAAGTTAAAAGATGAAGCAGATACTGAAGTATTTGGTGATTTATCTGAGCTACTACTTATGCAAGCAATGTTTGTAGAAGGTGCTAAGATTGAAGATCCTATGTCTTTTGTTAAGCTTGTAAATAAATATATCAAATAA
- the rpsT gene encoding 30S ribosomal protein S20 gives MANSKQAKKRIIQAEQNRQHNVARRSVMRTFLKKTATAIEAGDVKSAQENFAKAVPLLDRYATKGLIHKNKAARHKSRLAAKIKALSAA, from the coding sequence TTGGCTAATTCAAAACAAGCAAAAAAAAGAATCATTCAAGCTGAACAAAACCGTCAGCATAATGTAGCTCGTCGTTCAGTAATGAGAACTTTCTTAAAGAAAACAGCTACAGCAATCGAAGCTGGTGATGTTAAGTCTGCACAAGAAAATTTCGCTAAAGCAGTGCCATTATTGGATAGATATGCAACTAAAGGTCTTATCCATAAAAATAAAGCTGCAAGACATAAGTCTCGTTTAGCTGCTAAAATCAAAGC
- a CDS encoding DUF4440 domain-containing protein → MINMTDEQILTELKSREPIFHREEFGRKRHDFEAMMDEGFWEVGASGNIYTKDHVLDGLEERYSKSYEETWQNPRDFKCRQLSEDTFLLTYTLTQDKTRITRRSTIWKFYDGNWKIMYHQGTVVC, encoded by the coding sequence ATGATTAATATGACAGATGAACAGATATTAACCGAACTTAAAAGCCGTGAACCTATTTTTCATAGAGAAGAATTTGGTAGAAAACGTCATGATTTTGAAGCGATGATGGATGAAGGATTCTGGGAGGTTGGAGCATCAGGTAATATTTATACTAAAGACCATGTGCTAGATGGTCTTGAGGAAAGATACAGTAAGTCATATGAAGAAACTTGGCAAAACCCTAGAGATTTTAAATGTAGACAATTATCTGAGGATACCTTCCTGCTTACATATACACTAACGCAAGATAAGACTCGTATTACTAGGAGATCTACTATTTGGAAATTTTACGATGGTAATTGGAAAATTATGTATCATCAAGGAACTGTAGTCTGTTAA
- the mnmA gene encoding tRNA 2-thiouridine(34) synthase MnmA, with protein sequence MSKKVVVGISGGVDSSVSALLLKQQGYDITGVFMKNWEEDDSDDFCSAEQDIADAQAVCDSIGIPFKKINFAAEYWDNVFEHFLTEYKAGRTPNPDILCNKEIKFKAFLNYVHLLGGEYIATGHYARCRKVDDGSFQLVKGVDESKDQTYFLYTLGQEQLSQTLFPVGEIIKDKVRDIAKKNNLVTFDKKDSTGICFIGERKFKEFLSKFLPAQKGEIHDENGIKIGMHDGLMYYTIGQRQGLGIGGVKNRPEVPWFAAQKDLENNVLIAVQGHNHPLLFKQSLKAIELNWCAGVAPADKFKCKAKVRYRQQDQACEVTVKADGSVDVVFEEAQRAITPGQSVVFYDGDVCLGGGIIV encoded by the coding sequence ATGTCAAAAAAAGTAGTAGTAGGAATATCCGGCGGTGTAGATTCTTCAGTTTCAGCTTTGCTCTTAAAACAGCAAGGATACGATATAACTGGCGTATTTATGAAAAACTGGGAAGAGGATGATAGTGATGACTTTTGTTCAGCAGAGCAGGATATAGCTGATGCCCAAGCAGTTTGTGATTCTATCGGCATTCCATTTAAAAAGATAAATTTTGCTGCAGAGTATTGGGATAATGTGTTTGAACATTTTCTTACAGAGTACAAAGCTGGCAGAACGCCAAACCCAGATATTTTATGCAATAAAGAAATCAAATTTAAAGCATTCTTGAATTATGTGCATTTACTTGGTGGTGAATATATTGCAACAGGGCATTATGCAAGGTGTAGAAAAGTTGATGATGGCAGTTTTCAGCTTGTAAAAGGTGTTGATGAATCAAAAGATCAAACTTATTTCTTATACACGCTAGGGCAAGAACAGCTATCGCAAACACTATTCCCAGTTGGCGAAATCATCAAAGATAAGGTTCGTGATATAGCAAAAAAGAACAACCTTGTAACTTTTGATAAAAAAGATAGTACGGGTATTTGCTTTATTGGCGAGAGAAAGTTTAAAGAGTTTTTATCAAAATTTCTGCCAGCTCAAAAAGGAGAAATCCACGATGAGAACGGTATCAAAATTGGTATGCATGATGGTTTGATGTACTACACAATTGGTCAACGCCAAGGTCTCGGTATTGGAGGTGTGAAAAATCGTCCAGAAGTACCTTGGTTTGCTGCTCAAAAAGATCTTGAGAATAATGTGCTTATAGCTGTGCAAGGCCATAACCATCCTTTGTTATTCAAGCAGTCATTAAAAGCAATAGAGCTTAATTGGTGTGCAGGGGTTGCTCCAGCAGATAAGTTTAAGTGTAAAGCAAAAGTTCGCTATAGACAGCAAGACCAAGCTTGTGAGGTAACAGTCAAAGCTGATGGTTCAGTAGATGTGGTTTTTGAAGAAGCTCAACGAGCTATCACACCGGGTCAATCTGTTGTTTTTTATGATGGTGATGTCTGCCTAGGCGGTGGGATAATTGTATAG